A single region of the Ochotona princeps isolate mOchPri1 chromosome 10, mOchPri1.hap1, whole genome shotgun sequence genome encodes:
- the LOC101526376 gene encoding tumor necrosis factor ligand superfamily member 11-like — translation MRRASRDHTKHLQGSEEMGSRGPGAPEEGPLHAPQPLPTAPHQPPTASRSMFVALLVLGLGQVVCSIALLLYFQAQMDPNRTSADGTHCIYRILQLHENEDSQDATLESQDTKLMPESCRRLKQAFQGAVQKELQHFVGSQQHTRAEKATVGDLWFDLSKKGKLETQPFAHLTINGTNIPSGSHKVSLSSWYHDRGWAKISNMTFSNGKLIVNQDGFYYLYANICFRHHETSGDLATEYLQLMVYVTKTSIKIPSSHTLMKGGSTKYWSGNSEFYFYSINVGGFFKLRSGEEISVEVSNPSLLDPDQDATYFGAFKVRDVD, via the coding sequence ATGCGCCGCGCCAGCCGAGACCACACCAAGCACCTGCAAGGCTCCGAGGAGATGGGCAGCCGTGGCCCCGGTGCCCCGGAGGAGGGCCCCTTGCACGCCCCACAGCCCTTGCCGACAGCCCCGCACCAGCCCCCCACCGCCTCCCGCTCCATGTTTGTGGCGCTCttggtgctggggctgggccaggtggtgTGCAGCATCGCCCTGTTGCTGTACTTCCAAGCGCAGATGGATCCTAATAGAACATCTGCAGATGGTACTCACTGCATTTATAGAATTTTGCAACTCCACGAAAATGAGGATTCACAAGATGCTACTCTGGAGAGTCAAGACACGAAATTAATGCCTGAGTCATGTAGGAGACTTAAACAGGCTTTTCAAGGCGCTGTGCAAAAGGAATTACAGCATTTTGTTGGGTCACAGCAACACACTAGAGCAGAGAAAGCTACAGTGGGAGACTTATGGTTTGACCTGTCCAAGAAAGGCAAGCTCGAAACTCAACCTTTTGCTCATCTCACTATTAACGGTACCAACATCCCATCAGGTTCCCATAAAGTGAGTCTTTCCTCTTGGTACCATGATCGAGGTTGGGCCAAAATCTCCAACATGACTTTCAGCAATGGAAAACTGATTGTTAATCAAGATGGCTTTTATTACCTGTATGCCAACATTTGCTTTCGCCATCATGAAACTTCTGGAGACCTGGCGACAGAGTATCTGCAGCTGATGGTGTATGTCACAAAGACCAGCATCAAAATCCCGAGCTCTCACACTCTCATGAAAGGAGGGAGTACCAAGTACTGGTCAGGGAATTccgaattttatttttattccataaaTGTTGGGGGATTTTTTAAGTTACGATCAGGTGAGGAAATAAGTGTAGAAGTGTCCAACCCTTCTCTTCTGGATCCAGACCAAGATGCAACATACTTTGGGGCTTTTAAAGTTCGAGATGTTGATTGA